One Silurus meridionalis isolate SWU-2019-XX chromosome 10, ASM1480568v1, whole genome shotgun sequence genomic window carries:
- the LOC124392067 gene encoding 4-galactosyl-N-acetylglucosaminide 3-alpha-L-fucosyltransferase 9-like, which translates to MRSERSAGRRLILLVLITLMCCEGFIYILYMPSMSSLLCNNEVPNQEEEKEQEQDEDQGTVILIWRWPFGHQMRASSCSKLFNITGCRLTDDRSEYEAADGVMFHHKDIHNNVTELLRMKRPPLQMWVWMNMESPGNSPRQARLDGMFNLTSSYRRDSDVWVPYGRIVQVSEQDRSFRIPKKDKLVCWIVNNWNMRFRRVRYFYELRKHVSVHTYGGAFKKRLTLEEYYKILPSCKFYLSFENSVYKDYFTEKLFNPMKVGTVPVVLGSNRQNYEEFIPAHSFIHTDDFKSPQELAKHLKFLDQNQEAYEQYFTWRQHFTTKSSYFGLEHACRICDHIQRHKGYRVVNNLSTWYWT; encoded by the coding sequence ATGAGGTCCGAACGTTCAGCAGGACGCAGACTGATCCTTCTGGTCCTCATCACGCTGATGTGCTGTGAAGGATTCATCTACATCCTGTACATGCCGTCTATGAGCTCGCTGCTGTGTAACAACGAGGTGCCAAAccaggaggaggaaaaagagcAGGAGCAGGATGAAGATCAAGGAACGGTGATTTTGATCTGGAGATGGCCGTTCGGACATCAGATGAGGGCAAGTTCCTGCAGCAAGTTGTTCAACATCACCGGCTGTCGCTTGACAGATGACCGGAGCGAGTATGAAGCAGCTGACGGAGTCATGTTTCATCACAAGGACATCCATAACAACGTGACCGAACTGCTCCGGATGAAAAGACCGCCGCTCCAGATGTGGGTCTGGATGAACATGGAGTCTCCGGGGAATTCTCCAAGACAAGCTCGTCTGGACGGGATGTTCAACTTGACCTCAAGTTACCGCAGAGACTCAGATGTCTGGGTTCCTTACGGGAGAATCGTCCAAGTGTCCGAGCAAGACAGAAGCTTCCGGATACCAAAGAAGGACAAGTTAGTTTGCTGGATCGTCAACAACTGGAACATGCGCTTCAGAAGAGTGCGGTATTTTTATGAGTTGAGGAAACACGTCTCGGTGCACACGTACGGCGGCGCCTTCAAGAAACGACTGACTCTGGAGGAGTACTACAAAATCCTCCCCAGCTGCAAGTTCTACTTGTCCTTCGAGAACTCTGTGTACAAGGACTACTTCACCGAGAAGCTGTTTAACCCCATGAAGGTCGGGACGGTTCCTGTGGTTCTCGGCTCGAACCGGCAAAACTACGAGGAATTCATTCCAGCACATTCCTTCATTCACACCGACGACTTCAAATCCCCTCAGGAACTGGCAAAACATCTGAAATTTCTGGACCAGAACCAGGAAGCGTATGAGCAGTACTTCACCTGGAGGCAACACTTCACCACTAAAAGTTCATATTTCGGGTTAGAACACGCCTGTCGAATCTGTGATCATATCCAAAGACACAAAGGATACAGAGTGGTGAACAATCTCAGCACATGGTACTGGACTTAG